Below is a genomic region from Deltaproteobacteria bacterium.
AAAAAAAGCCCCAGCAGAAAATAAAAAAGGAACAGCCAGGGGTTCAAGTGGCTTAAGGCAAAGATCAGAGAGGTCACAACAACGGCCCGCGGCGGACTCCATTGGTTTGCAAGGGCCGTCTGCAAATACCCCCTAAAAAGAGTCTCCTCGCAAATGGCGGGAAAAAGTCCGATGGTGAATGTCAGCCGGAGAACGTCCAGCAAAGAGTCGGTTTGAAGGATGCCGCGAATGAGGTCCCGTAAACCCTCCGGCGCCGGAAAAAAGTGATCCCACAACGGAATGAAGAGATTCAGCACAACGGAGACAAGGAGAGACAGGCCGAAAACCGTCAAGATCGGCCGCGTCCAGGGTCTTGTCATTGCGAGCAACTGTCCTGGTTCCGGAAGAAAGCGGTAAATCGCCGTGACGGCGGGGATGAAGAAAAAAAGGATCTGATAGATCCAGACGTCGCGGATGGGGAAGGCGTAATTAACCAGATAATAGGCTGAAAGGGCGGAGATTGTGTAAAGAATCGGGAGCATCTTTTATTTGT
It encodes:
- a CDS encoding CPBP family intramembrane metalloprotease, producing the protein MLPILYTISALSAYYLVNYAFPIRDVWIYQILFFFIPAVTAIYRFLPEPGQLLAMTRPWTRPILTVFGLSLLVSVVLNLFIPLWDHFFPAPEGLRDLIRGILQTDSLLDVLRLTFTIGLFPAICEETLFRGYLQTALANQWSPPRAVVVTSLIFALSHLNPWLFLFYFLLGLFLGWCRNYRNNLYLPILAHWVNNMIALAVFQLM